The Chitinophaga sp. H8 genome contains a region encoding:
- a CDS encoding SDR family NAD(P)-dependent oxidoreductase — protein MNNRFENQVAVITGGADGLGKGIARRIAAEGGKVILLDINAGLLERTVQEMKNAGLDVAGYPADISQEAAVKQVFEQIGNTYGKIDIMVNAAGIVGPTNTKITDYPVAEYDKIYGINLRGAFLVTKHAIAIMEQKGYGRILLIASIAGKEGNPFMAGYSSMKAGVIGLVKGIGKEYAETGITVNGLAPAVIKTAMNDNTAPEQLAYMTSKIPMKRLGTVEEVAAISTWIVSGEASFTTGFVFDLSGGRATY, from the coding sequence ATGAACAACAGGTTTGAAAACCAGGTAGCCGTTATCACCGGCGGCGCTGATGGGTTAGGAAAAGGTATTGCCCGACGGATTGCAGCGGAAGGAGGTAAGGTTATTTTATTGGATATAAATGCCGGTTTGCTGGAGCGCACCGTACAGGAAATGAAGAATGCCGGATTGGATGTAGCAGGTTATCCGGCGGATATTTCGCAGGAAGCGGCCGTAAAACAGGTATTTGAACAAATCGGGAATACCTATGGTAAAATAGATATCATGGTCAATGCCGCAGGTATAGTAGGACCTACCAATACGAAGATTACGGATTATCCTGTAGCCGAATATGATAAGATATATGGGATTAACCTGAGAGGCGCCTTCCTGGTTACCAAGCATGCTATTGCTATTATGGAGCAGAAAGGTTATGGCCGTATTTTGCTGATTGCTTCCATTGCAGGTAAAGAAGGGAATCCTTTTATGGCCGGATATTCTTCCATGAAAGCAGGCGTAATAGGCCTGGTAAAAGGTATTGGTAAAGAGTATGCAGAAACAGGGATTACGGTAAATGGTCTGGCGCCCGCTGTAATCAAAACAGCGATGAATGATAATACAGCCCCGGAGCAGCTGGCTTATATGACCAGTAAAATTCCTATGAAAAGATTAGGTACGGTAGAAGAGGTAGCCGCTATTTCCACCTGGATTGTATCCGGAGAAGCCAGCTTCACCACCGGTTTTGTTTTTGACCTCTCAGGCGGAAGAGCCACTTATTAA
- a CDS encoding SDR family NAD(P)-dependent oxidoreductase, translating into MGNVSASQKNVIVLGGSSGIGKATAQRFAKEGWRVLIGSSDLNNGRKVLATLCGEGHEAFEVDVRSLEAIRRFREQVAAAYTTFDVLVNSVGVSEGAEVLNSDFKQWDNTLQVMLYGTVNSCRELVPLMPDGGRIIHITSIHHNRVEKGSSAYGMAKAAITQFTRSLAMELAPRNILANTIAPGFINTPMSVKADGRNELDTTWFKDNYIKYNHLPLKRSGEPEEVAGVVYFLAGADASYMTGSVITVDGGLTITF; encoded by the coding sequence ATGGGAAATGTTTCCGCATCACAAAAGAATGTAATTGTTTTAGGGGGCTCATCCGGTATCGGAAAGGCTACGGCACAAAGATTTGCAAAGGAAGGCTGGAGAGTATTAATTGGTTCTTCTGATCTTAATAATGGCAGGAAAGTGCTGGCCACGCTGTGTGGGGAAGGTCATGAGGCATTTGAGGTAGACGTTCGCAGCCTGGAAGCGATCAGGCGTTTCCGGGAGCAGGTGGCAGCTGCGTATACTACTTTTGATGTGCTCGTAAATAGTGTGGGCGTATCAGAGGGTGCGGAAGTATTGAATAGCGATTTTAAACAATGGGACAATACGTTGCAGGTGATGTTGTATGGTACGGTAAACAGTTGCCGGGAGCTGGTGCCTTTGATGCCCGATGGTGGCAGGATCATACATATTACATCGATACACCACAACCGGGTAGAGAAAGGCAGTTCGGCGTATGGAATGGCTAAAGCAGCTATCACGCAATTCACCCGTTCGCTGGCGATGGAGCTGGCACCCAGAAATATTCTGGCCAATACCATCGCACCCGGTTTTATTAATACGCCTATGTCTGTAAAAGCAGATGGCAGGAATGAACTGGATACTACCTGGTTTAAAGATAACTATATAAAATACAATCATCTTCCCTTAAAACGATCAGGAGAACCGGAAGAGGTAGCCGGAGTAGTATATTTCCTGGCTGGCGCAGATGCCAGTTATATGACAGGTTCAGTAATTACAGTGGACGGAGGACTGACAATTACTTTTTAG